The Thermodesulfovibrionia bacterium genome includes a region encoding these proteins:
- the hisC gene encoding histidinol-phosphate transaminase encodes MDIKKLVKPNIRSLRAYQAEEIPCRVKLDANESPYGVKVFKTVKTNRYPDPEAKALRDLLAKQLKVNPENILHGNGSDELIQCLITTFGGPVLFPTPTFSMYRIISQALGEKSAGIPLDDKFDLDTKEMLKAVKKINPKLIFLSSPNNPTGNAFSTDRILKIIKQSKGIVIVDEAYQAFSDKKSFIPLLNKYKSLIILRTLSKIGLAGLRVGFMIADTEIINEVNKVRLPFNLNSLSQEVAVKTLKGDKITGSKIKLIVSERKRLFHEMQKIDGVLPFPSDANFILFKVEDSDTVHRMLLKSGILIRNMHGVVDGCLRVTVGTPKENGIFLKTLKDLL; translated from the coding sequence ATGGATATCAAAAAACTTGTAAAACCTAACATTCGTTCACTCCGCGCCTATCAGGCAGAAGAGATCCCGTGCAGGGTCAAGCTTGACGCGAATGAAAGCCCTTACGGCGTAAAGGTTTTTAAAACCGTAAAGACTAACAGGTATCCTGACCCTGAGGCAAAGGCTTTAAGAGACCTCCTTGCAAAACAGCTCAAGGTGAATCCTGAGAACATCCTTCACGGAAACGGCTCTGACGAACTTATACAATGCCTTATCACAACCTTTGGAGGCCCGGTCTTATTTCCGACTCCAACATTCTCCATGTACCGTATTATCTCTCAGGCGCTGGGAGAAAAGAGCGCTGGCATCCCTCTTGATGATAAATTCGACCTTGATACAAAAGAGATGCTAAAGGCGGTCAAGAAGATAAACCCGAAGCTCATCTTTCTAAGCTCACCCAACAACCCTACAGGTAACGCCTTTTCCACTGACAGAATACTTAAGATAATAAAGCAATCAAAAGGCATAGTCATTGTTGACGAGGCGTATCAGGCATTTTCAGATAAGAAAAGTTTTATACCGCTTCTCAATAAATATAAAAGTCTCATCATCCTACGGACATTGAGCAAGATCGGCCTCGCAGGACTGAGGGTCGGCTTCATGATAGCTGACACAGAGATCATCAATGAGGTGAACAAGGTCAGGCTCCCGTTCAATCTAAACTCGCTCTCTCAGGAGGTCGCGGTCAAGACTCTGAAGGGAGATAAGATCACCGGCTCAAAGATAAAGCTGATCGTATCAGAGAGAAAGAGGCTCTTTCATGAGATGCAGAAGATAGACGGTGTTCTGCCTTTTCCGTCTGATGCCAATTTCATTCTCTTCAAGGTTGAGGATTCAGATACGGTTCACAGGATGCTTCTTAAAAGCGGCATACTTATAAGGAATATGCATGGCGTAGTTGACGGTTGTCTCAGGGTGACTGTCGGGACTCCGAAAGAGAATGGCATATTTCTTAAAACTTTAAAAGATCTGCTATGA
- the hisG gene encoding ATP phosphoribosyltransferase — protein sequence MKKVLKLGLPKGSLQESTLKLFKKAGYNISIDARSYYPVFDDVEIEALLIRAQEMAKYVDDGVLDAGLTGLDWVLEQGADVKEVAELNYAKGGLRPVKWVIAVPNDSKIKKVADLQGKRIATELVGYTTKYLKSKGIKAKIDFSWGATEVKPPHLCDAIVELTETGTSLKANNLRVIETILESSTRFIANKNAWKDKWKRQKMENIVLLVKGALAAEEKVGLKMNVPEKALKKVMSLLSAMHSPTLSLLSDEGWVALEVMIEEKIVRDLIPKLKAAGAEGIIEYPLNKVIP from the coding sequence ATGAAAAAGGTACTGAAACTCGGGCTTCCCAAGGGCAGCCTACAGGAATCGACGCTCAAACTTTTCAAAAAAGCAGGGTACAACATCTCCATTGACGCGCGTTCTTATTATCCTGTGTTTGATGATGTTGAGATAGAGGCGCTGCTTATAAGGGCGCAGGAGATGGCAAAGTATGTTGATGACGGCGTGCTTGACGCCGGGCTTACAGGACTGGACTGGGTGCTTGAGCAGGGCGCTGATGTGAAAGAGGTTGCCGAGCTTAACTATGCAAAGGGCGGGCTGAGGCCTGTCAAATGGGTCATCGCTGTTCCGAATGATTCAAAGATAAAAAAGGTTGCAGACCTGCAGGGCAAGCGCATAGCTACCGAGCTTGTCGGCTACACCACAAAATATCTAAAGTCCAAAGGCATCAAGGCAAAGATAGATTTCTCATGGGGCGCTACAGAGGTGAAGCCCCCGCATCTGTGCGATGCCATTGTCGAACTTACTGAGACCGGGACATCGCTAAAGGCGAATAACCTGAGGGTGATCGAGACGATACTTGAATCAAGCACAAGGTTCATTGCAAATAAGAATGCCTGGAAGGATAAGTGGAAGAGGCAGAAGATGGAGAATATCGTGCTTCTTGTCAAAGGCGCCCTTGCAGCAGAAGAGAAGGTGGGCCTCAAGATGAATGTCCCTGAGAAGGCCCTCAAGAAGGTCATGAGCCTGCTCTCTGCCATGCACTCGCCTACATTATCGCTGCTTTCAGATGAGGGCTGGGTCGCGCTTGAGGTGATGATAGAGGAGAAGATAGTCCGCGACCTTATCCCAAAGCTCAAAGCCGCAGGAGCAGAAGGGATTATAGAATATCCGCTTAATAAGGTAATACCTTAG
- a CDS encoding multiheme c-type cytochrome — MKRTFLLIFFAALLLMPFSAFAEPAGSIDELVAPYDSSKCVDCHEDIHKNWANSWHGKSIVDPRVLRTFRTFILSGLDKSKGTRKDLKDVCLPCHAPMISNASDALINQISDMIITAVDDVDLTKRASAVKELSKLNINCLGCHNLKGTPDGKPADKTIYAPGISTDTPPHKEEFGYETVKTDFLKKSEFCATCHHGCGDLPSSECPTIYSSYKEKYLAHGGDKTCQQCHMKGGDEQSHKFPGIYEKDFASEGIDIKLTTTPTQMVNHLENKFVPTVVINVQLTNLSGHGMPHG, encoded by the coding sequence ATGAAAAGAACTTTTTTACTCATCTTTTTCGCGGCTCTTTTGCTAATGCCCTTTTCAGCATTTGCTGAACCGGCCGGGTCAATCGATGAACTGGTAGCTCCGTATGATTCATCCAAGTGCGTTGACTGTCATGAAGACATACACAAAAATTGGGCAAACTCATGGCATGGCAAATCAATTGTAGACCCGAGGGTATTAAGGACTTTCAGGACATTTATCTTAAGCGGCCTTGATAAATCAAAGGGCACAAGAAAGGACTTGAAGGATGTATGCCTTCCATGTCATGCCCCGATGATCTCAAACGCTTCTGATGCGCTTATCAATCAGATCTCTGACATGATAATAACAGCGGTTGATGATGTTGACCTTACCAAGAGGGCCTCAGCAGTCAAAGAGCTCTCAAAGCTTAACATCAACTGCCTCGGCTGCCACAACCTGAAAGGCACGCCTGACGGCAAACCTGCTGATAAGACCATTTACGCGCCTGGCATCTCAACTGATACACCTCCTCACAAAGAAGAGTTCGGGTACGAGACGGTAAAGACCGATTTTCTGAAGAAATCAGAGTTCTGCGCAACCTGCCACCACGGATGCGGAGACCTGCCTTCGTCAGAATGCCCCACGATCTATTCAAGCTATAAAGAGAAGTACCTGGCTCACGGCGGTGACAAGACCTGCCAGCAGTGCCACATGAAGGGCGGGGATGAGCAGAGCCACAAGTTTCCCGGCATATATGAGAAAGATTTTGCAAGCGAGGGCATAGATATAAAGCTCACAACAACACCTACACAGATGGTGAATCACCTCGAGAACAAGTTCGTGCCTACTGTTGTGATCAACGTCCAGTTGACCAATCTATCAGGGCACGGCATGCCCCATGGGTGA
- a CDS encoding sigma-54 dependent transcriptional regulator, which yields MANNGRILIVEDEKVALRNLEHIMKKEGYDVVATSSGPQGIKLLQTQEFDIVLTDLKMEKVDGIEILEKSKETHPDTEVIMITAYATITSAVDTIKKGAYHYIAKPFKLDEVRKVVKDALEKVNLKKENALLREQIAKFEGKAKIITQDPIMQKLLETARQVAPTDCNVVISGESGTGKELVARYVHFNSDRAEKPFVAINCGALTEELLSNELFGHEKGAFTGANAFKKGLVETASGGTLFLDEITEMTPAMQVKLLRVIQEKEFMRLGGTEPIKADVRFIAATNRDIKDIIKTGQFREDLYFRLNVVALNIPPLSARRNDIPMLSYYFLKRYSALMKKNVTEISPEVISILMKYDFPGNIRELENIIERGVAFANRNIIDEGHLPEDIRTLSVKTFRKKDNVIPSLEDQEIEYIKWTLKEVNGNKTAAAQALGIDRVSLWRKLKRYGLE from the coding sequence ATGGCGAATAACGGCAGGATATTGATAGTTGAGGATGAAAAAGTCGCACTGAGGAATCTCGAACATATAATGAAAAAAGAGGGATACGATGTTGTAGCAACATCCAGCGGCCCTCAGGGGATCAAGCTGCTCCAGACCCAGGAGTTCGATATTGTACTGACAGACCTGAAGATGGAGAAAGTTGACGGCATAGAGATACTTGAGAAGTCCAAGGAGACACACCCTGACACAGAGGTTATCATGATCACGGCATACGCAACCATTACATCTGCCGTGGATACGATCAAAAAAGGCGCATATCATTATATAGCCAAGCCTTTCAAACTCGATGAAGTAAGGAAGGTTGTAAAGGACGCGTTGGAGAAGGTAAACCTTAAAAAAGAGAATGCGCTTCTCAGAGAGCAGATAGCCAAGTTTGAAGGCAAGGCAAAGATCATAACTCAGGACCCTATAATGCAGAAGCTTCTCGAAACAGCGAGACAGGTGGCGCCGACAGACTGCAATGTGGTCATCTCAGGTGAAAGCGGGACCGGAAAAGAACTGGTTGCAAGATACGTACATTTTAACAGCGACAGGGCGGAAAAACCTTTTGTAGCCATAAACTGCGGCGCACTGACAGAGGAGCTTCTTTCAAATGAACTCTTCGGCCATGAAAAAGGCGCGTTCACAGGAGCAAACGCTTTTAAAAAAGGGCTTGTTGAAACAGCATCCGGCGGGACACTTTTTCTTGACGAGATAACAGAGATGACGCCTGCCATGCAGGTAAAGCTTCTGAGGGTGATACAGGAGAAGGAATTCATGCGGCTTGGAGGCACAGAGCCGATAAAGGCGGACGTCAGGTTCATCGCTGCAACCAACAGGGATATCAAGGATATAATAAAGACCGGCCAATTCAGGGAAGACCTGTACTTCAGGCTTAATGTTGTTGCCCTTAATATACCGCCGCTTTCAGCAAGAAGAAATGATATCCCCATGCTGAGCTATTATTTTTTAAAGCGGTACTCAGCGCTCATGAAGAAGAATGTCACAGAGATATCGCCTGAGGTGATCTCAATACTTATGAAGTATGATTTCCCGGGCAATATAAGGGAGCTTGAAAATATTATAGAGCGTGGGGTCGCCTTTGCTAACAGGAATATTATTGATGAGGGGCATCTGCCGGAAGATATCAGGACCTTGAGCGTCAAGACATTCAGGAAGAAAGATAATGTGATCCCGTCTCTTGAGGATCAGGAGATCGAATACATAAAATGGACGCTGAAAGAAGTAAACGGCAATAAGACGGCAGCAGCGCAGGCGCTTGGCATAGACAGAGTCTCATTATGGCGGAAACTTAAAAGATATGGCCTTGAGTGA